Part of the Fimbriimonadia bacterium genome, TCATGCTGAGCCTGTCGAAGCAAACGTCATGCTGAGCCTGTCGAAGCAAACGTCATGCTGAGCCTGTCGAAGCAAACGTCATGCTGAGCCTGTCGAAGCATGACGACATCTGCTATCCCATTCAGCATGACGATTTCTGCTATCCTATTCAGCTTGACGGCATCTGCTATTCTATCCCGCACCATGCACTCTCTATCCCTCACCACTGCGAGTGGTGAGGGATAGAGGATGTCACAGGGACATGGGGAGGTAGGTGAGGATGACAATCGCTATCGTTGGCTGTGGATCGTTCGCGCAGGACTTCATCCCGCTCTTTCAGGTTCACCCGCTGGTCAGCGACGTTCTGCTGTGCGACACCGACCAGGTTAAGCTGTCCGACACCGCGGCGAGACACGGGATCGAGCGCACTTGCCAATCGCTGGAGGAGGTGTTGGCGTCCGAGGTGGACGCCGTCGCCATCTTCACCCAGAATTGGTTGCACGGGCCGCAAGCCGTACAGGCTCTTCGCGCAGGCAAGCATGTCTACTCGGCCGTACCCCCCGCTATCACAGTGCAGGAGGTCGAGAGCCTCGTCAACGCAGTGGAGGAGACCGGCTACGTCTACATGCTAGGCGAGACCAGCTACTACTATCCAGGTACCATCTTCTGCCGGCAGCAGTTCGCGAAGGGTGCTTTCGGCCGAGTCGTGTACTGCGAAGGGGAATACTATCACGATTGGGACCATGGCCTCTACGATGTCATGCGAACCCGCGGCGGCGAGCAGTGGAGGCGTTTCGCAGGAAGTCCCCCTATGCACTACCCCACCCACTCCGTCGCTCCCATCGTCTCGGTGCTCGGGCGGCGAATGACACACGTTTCCTGCCAGGGCTTCGAGGACAGCGAGAGCGAGATCTATGGTCCCGATGCGAACGTCTGGGACAACCGCTTCTCCAACCAGTCGGCGCTCTTCCGAATGTCCGATGGAAGCGTCTGCCGCATCAACGAATTCCGCCGTATCGGCCATCCGTGCGTCGAACGAGTGTCCATCTATGGTACGGAAGGGTGTTTCCAAGATTCGGTAGCAGGTGCGGTGTGGACGGATAAGCACGATGTCACACGATTGGACGACCTGCTAAAATGTGCGAGCCGCACGCCTGGCGGAACGGAAGTCTCGCCAGACTCGGCTGAACCGGCTTTCCGCGGAGTCTCCCCACTCCACGAGATCGCGCGCCTGCCCAAGGAGTTCGTGGGATTGCCGAACGGGCACTTCGGCTCGCATCAGTTCCTCGTGGACGACTTCGTGAAGGCCGTCCACTCCGGGCAGCAGCCCCGCAACGACGTCTGGCAGGCTGCGCGGTACGTGCTTCCCGGGCTCGTCGCTCACGAGTCGGCCCTTCGCGGCGGGGAGATGCTGGAGATACCCGACTTTGGGCACCAGTAGCCTGAGGGCGCCAGATTCCTTGGGCCAAGTGGCAATCCTGTGACACCGAGCCCACCATAACACCGTCTGAACATCGCCTGGTCTACACTAGCGGCCCGAGACTGCCGAGACCCCCAAAGGAGACGACCGAATGCCGAAGAGCAGGACTAAGCAAGAGCCGAATGGACCCGTTTTCTGCGTAATGGGCGCGGGCAACGGGGGCCTCGCCATGGCTGCCCACCTGTGCCTCATGGGCTTCCGCGTGCGGCTGTATAACCGCAGCGAGGCGCGCATCCAGCCCATCGTGCAGAGCGGCTATATCCAGCTCGTTGCGAGCCACGACCGCGACGACCTTCCGAGCGGCCATGCCGAGCCCGAAGCCGTCACGGACGACCCGAAGAAAGCGCTGCCCGGTGCGGACATCGTGATGGTGGTGGTCCCGGCGACCGGGCACGACTTCATGGCAGAGCAATGCGCGCCGTATCTGAAGGAAGGTGCAATCGTCGTGCTCAATCCGGGTCGCACTGGCGGCGCCCTGGAGTTTCGTCACCGCTTCTTGGGAGCTGGTGGCAACCGCGGTGTGATCATCGCAGAAGCGCAGACGCTGCTCTACGCCTCGCGAGCGCTAAACCCCGCACAGGTGCAGATCTTCGGCATCAAAAACAGCGTCCCGGTCGCGGCCATTCCAGCGTACAAAACGCCCGAAGTCATCCGCGCGCTCTCCCCTGCCTACAAGGAGTTCGTGCCGGGCGACAACGTGATGAAGACGAGTCTCGACAACATCGGCGCCATCTTCCACCCGGCGGTCACTGTGCTCAACTGCGCACGAATCGAGAGCACGCGCGGCGAGTTCGAGTATTACATAGAGGGCATCTCTCGCTCCTCGGCACTGATTCTGGA contains:
- a CDS encoding NAD/NADP octopine/nopaline dehydrogenase family protein, with amino-acid sequence MPKSRTKQEPNGPVFCVMGAGNGGLAMAAHLCLMGFRVRLYNRSEARIQPIVQSGYIQLVASHDRDDLPSGHAEPEAVTDDPKKALPGADIVMVVVPATGHDFMAEQCAPYLKEGAIVVLNPGRTGGALEFRHRFLGAGGNRGVIIAEAQTLLYASRALNPAQVQIFGIKNSVPVAAIPAYKTPEVIRALSPAYKEFVPGDNVMKTSLDNIGAIFHPAVTVLNCARIESTRGEFEYYIEGISRSSALILEAVDAERVAVGAAMGFNCMTAREWLYIAYDAAGRTLFDAIRANSGYYGIKAPHTLAHRYLSEDVPMSLVPIASLGDMLGAPCPTIKAIIHLAGLLHECDYWKVGRTVETMGIAGMSLQQLRRLILEGDQPKGRRANNGKPEAKKSARVTRST
- a CDS encoding Gfo/Idh/MocA family oxidoreductase gives rise to the protein MRMTIAIVGCGSFAQDFIPLFQVHPLVSDVLLCDTDQVKLSDTAARHGIERTCQSLEEVLASEVDAVAIFTQNWLHGPQAVQALRAGKHVYSAVPPAITVQEVESLVNAVEETGYVYMLGETSYYYPGTIFCRQQFAKGAFGRVVYCEGEYYHDWDHGLYDVMRTRGGEQWRRFAGSPPMHYPTHSVAPIVSVLGRRMTHVSCQGFEDSESEIYGPDANVWDNRFSNQSALFRMSDGSVCRINEFRRIGHPCVERVSIYGTEGCFQDSVAGAVWTDKHDVTRLDDLLKCASRTPGGTEVSPDSAEPAFRGVSPLHEIARLPKEFVGLPNGHFGSHQFLVDDFVKAVHSGQQPRNDVWQAARYVLPGLVAHESALRGGEMLEIPDFGHQ